CACCTTGGCGCCACTGATCGCTTCCTTGAGGCTGACCGGCAGGTCGAGGCGCACATTATCACCATCACGTTCAAAAAAAGGATGCTTGCCAATCTTGAGCGTCACCATTGCATCGCCATTGCCGCCCGGGCCGGGCTGACCTTTACCTGGAATGCGGATCTGCTGGCCGGCAACCATACCTGGCGGCAGCTTGAATTCCAGCGTCTTTCCGTCGCGCAATGTGATCCGCTGAGGCTCCTGCTTTGCCGCGTCGGTGAAGCTCACCAGATGTTCATAGGCAATATTTGCGCCCTTGGGCGGAGGCCCCGGCTGCGGCCCACGCCCAGGCCCGCCAGGTCGGGCGCCAGCACCCCCGCCGAACAGGCCGTCAAAAATATCGCCAAGGTCTATGCCCCCGCCGAATTCGAAGCCGCCTTGCCCTGGCCGAGCGCCACCTGCGCCAAAGGGGCTGCCACCGCCGAAACCTCCGCCGAAGGGGGAACGGGGCTGCCCGTTTTCGTCGATCTCACCGCGATCATATTGTCCGCGCTTCTGCGCATCGGACAGCACATCATAAGCTTGGGTCACTTCGGCAAAGCGCTCAGCTGCCCGGGGATTATCCTGGTTCCGGTCGGGATGCAGTTCCTTGGCAAGCTTTCGGTAAGCGCTTTTGATCGCCTTGTCGTCCGCTTGTCTGGAAACGCCCAAAATGGAATATGGATCGGCCATTGCTACCCTGTATTGTCCTTGCCTGTATTAGATTGGCATTACAGCCAGCTTAGTCAACTCGGCAACTCCGCATTTTCAGGCGGATTTTTTACAGTCAGTCGCAGCAGAAGATAGAGGGCAAGACCCAGCGGCCCGGCCATCAACACAAAAAACAGGATAGGAACCTGCACAAACCGTCCGAAACCATATCGGTCGGCATTCCGCGCAACCCAGAGACCGACGAACAGATCAAAGGCAAGATAGTGCATCCAGCCGATTGTTGTCCCGCCTTTACTGTCGAACAGCGCCATGACCCCTGCTAGCGTAGTGAAATCGGCAGGAGCATTTTCCGGGCCGACCTGATCAACCGCGCCGCTCATGATCAATGGCAACAGCACGGCATAGACAAAAGCGA
This portion of the Sphingobium sp. genome encodes:
- a CDS encoding DnaJ C-terminal domain-containing protein yields the protein MADPYSILGVSRQADDKAIKSAYRKLAKELHPDRNQDNPRAAERFAEVTQAYDVLSDAQKRGQYDRGEIDENGQPRSPFGGGFGGGSPFGAGGARPGQGGFEFGGGIDLGDIFDGLFGGGAGARPGGPGRGPQPGPPPKGANIAYEHLVSFTDAAKQEPQRITLRDGKTLEFKLPPGMVAGQQIRIPGKGQPGPGGNGDAMVTLKIGKHPFFERDGDNVRLDLPVSLKEAISGAKVKVPTLDGAVMLTVPAGAQSGTTMRIKGRGFHRKDGQRGDQMVTLQIRLPSDAGLLAKLAAELPDEPAIRSDLGV
- a CDS encoding ABA4-like family protein translates to MPWETVFSFANLWVLPFWLLLAFAPRSELTGRIILFGGIAPLAFVYAVLLPLIMSGAVDQVGPENAPADFTTLAGVMALFDSKGGTTIGWMHYLAFDLFVGLWVARNADRYGFGRFVQVPILFFVLMAGPLGLALYLLLRLTVKNPPENAELPS